A single region of the Neodiprion pinetum isolate iyNeoPine1 chromosome 5, iyNeoPine1.2, whole genome shotgun sequence genome encodes:
- the gig gene encoding tuberin isoform X1 — protein MSKMTSKDKDNKNFHDKLKQFFGLNKGNFKSRADFTITTEIEKEIGPDAPLQHRAKGLKDLCDSVLNHQWEETAAERLWLLVQDLLVKDKDVPRECRHLTLQFLRCLVQGQYTKLSSLMRVKFFMVVKNHDIPEDIGPRLELLQSLTENGKDILHLEERIGPLLLDWMPTVTGIDGKRGAEFLSLLVNVIKFNSACIDADIISNLVQYICHLCYCSNSAEVVSGCLEALDAVVCYGNLQPDSLPTFITALCRSVNVETYCQISWKIMRNLLGTHKGHSALYTMCRLLQDPNVQRDVGLLRGAVFYINMGLWGTHRVPKLKCTPTSVLPSFLQALQCNHPIVMYEVTLSIQRLVNKYGEELHDPTWSIILDIIEAVIIHIETSSQPASEQVSVSLHETINSIENLLDNGYYNGCVQRFYELIERCSNSRPEISVLRLIGYLSHYIDPTRHLWLSKLSTLMERYFKNETRTNIRIKTLDVLTKVIKINRSKYEDELIERIVVPYLQHLDMDPDITIRNVATHLLIDLCIECETKRCLELLDILEKIVNKPFTLETPITVDTDVKDVKTAVVGVINLLSIKMYHLPSSHVIRAYKLLVNHLEQHYKEPMIFHNVSTIRYLIFEAFLRIRANTCYHLGYPDAVTGVVTRFSPYLVLEHAPADRLGNNVNSGGGNSPPPASPAPSQHISCQVTHMSLAHACKCVVMCLKQEKDWRVLHLLLREMPQVMQNKALILSRHSNDIDCLAAALCSMVTVSDKSVRLPETLYNTPPKFTVSEFRGFVFPVLASLASYHAHLEPNLQQRLIKCLELGLTTRCASQCVTSLTTCTLEMRDAMNKLLSEVLLNLSKISATVYIAIPILEFLSTLTRLPKVFASFIGDQYMSVFAISLPYTNPFKYNHYTVSLAHHVIAVWFLKCRLPFRRDFVKFITTGLKANVLVPFEEGHLMKSDLNLINEDSSSRKRSSSLTEQGSRGRRERPIIANRMIGEGRALDLKPPIDEALMTFHVELTETCIDLMARYTFSTCSALPKRLPTAEFLLKEGQSMTWLLGNRLITITTSGCSSKATRGGLCDNCWTACKSESLSPEYTLRYTQSSLQRASSGEGSKEENKLMRQSSIGYGGSNTNTTSNSPIEESKKLPEEPETLKLEFPSEKSEQDVTEPSKLEQILSSEKQEEHIPCACWCQGWAEIYVRRPTGDMSWVMRIQNSMQFETSPLDFPVNDITTLYMPTPQSTENKNLEQPTYTYNHNQDLQAEDIQDMLENNFNHLNMEPEIGLLKSVASSSISSGPIAIPGSPARRSPSRQSSRDSLEGLEEGDEDLRRSRNPVRRSNSSPEMSANWKNPFLNKDKLSLQNDRDLVAVDSEGKVDSEIKKHTKTTYAKDMRVSCEAIPEEISGTGTTPPSAENSIHHPSGLRSQHSYPGATQTTQTPSVSTSNTVPPSPTATQAPGNFLSLQNRGVSLMSGIHSQIQVSTGKPPQSPTQLYPRLSNIHDSGLKQSPLAIDTKPPIGRNHLADKKDDKPDPSNLPPLHFRDRGHTISVMSPAKKTRGEWDNIRRGNSPRNKDPPRTGINPSFVFLQLYHTAHFGTTTEKPLLVSQTAAVQRAVKVLDAIPPYETHKIGVIYIGIGQVSNEVEILANQHGSLRYAEFLQRLGTLIKLKDVDSQSIFLGGLDRNGENGNFAYIWQDDVMQVVFHVATLMPTKESDPQCTGKKLHIGNNYVNIVYNESGENYNIQTVKGQFNYACVVIQPLDHGTNRVTVQAREELAKHIGHSEPKIISDQNLAILARQLALHANLASMVSSSLKTKGHNPYASNWLERLRRIKQLRSKVLQECAASNPDGPSDDLSPRSNRRVHMDDFTEYTT, from the exons ATGTCAAAAATGACTTCGAAGGATAAggataacaaaaattttcacgataaaCTCAAGCAGTTTTTCGGTTTAAACAAAG GAAATTTCAAAAGTCGAGCGGATTTCACAATTACCACAGAGATTGAGAAGGAAATCGGCCCAGATGCTCCCTTACAACATCGAGCCAAAGGACTCAAGGACCTGTGTGATTCGGTCCTGAATCATCAATGGGAAGAG ACGGCAGCGGAGCGCTTGTGGCTCTTGGTCCAAGATTTGCTAGTTAAGGACAAGGATGTACCACGAGAATGCAGACATTTGACACTTCAGTTTCTCCGGTGTCTTGTGCAAGGGCAATATACCAAATTGTCTTCCTTAAtgcgagtgaaatttttcatggtAGTTAAAAACCACGATATACCTGAGGACATTGGACCAAG ATTGGAGCTGCTCCAAAGTTTAACAGAGAATGGAAAAGATATATTACATCTAGAAGAAAGGATAGGACCACTTTTACTGGATTGGATGCCGACTGTGACTGGAATTGATGGCAAAAGAGGAGCTGAATTTCTGTCATTGCTTGTCAATgttattaaattcaattctgCTTGCATAGATGCTGATATTATATCGAATCTAGTGCA ATACATTTGTCATTTGTGCTATTGCAGTAATAGTGCTGAGGTAGTTTCTGGATGCTTAGAAGCCCTTGACGCTGTTGTTTGCTATGGTAATTTACAGCCGGATTCACTGCCCACATTCATTACTGCCCTGTGCCGCAGCGTCAATGTAGAAACTTATTGTCAGATAAGCTGGAAG aTAATGCGAAACTTATTAGGTACGCACAAGGGGCATTCAGCTCTCTATACAATGTGCAGATTACTGCAGGATCCAAACGTTCAGAGAGATGTCGGTTTACTGCGCGGAGCTGTCTTTTACATTAACATGGGTCTTTGGGGGACTCACAGAGTGCCGAAGCTGAAATGTACACCCACATCTGTTTTGCCTTCATTTCTCCAG gCGTTGCAATGCAATCATCCAATAGTTATGTACGAAGTCACTCTCAGCATCCAAAGATTGGTCAATAAATATGGAGAAGAGCTGCATGATCCTACTTGGAGTATCATATTAGACATAATAGAGGCAGTAATCATACATATAG aaactaGCAGTCAACCAGCTTCTGAACAGGTATCAGTAAGTCTACACGAAACAATCAATAGCATTGAAAATCTCCTGGATAATGGATATTACAATGGTTGTGTGCAACGTTTCTATGAGCTAATTGAACGCTGCTCAAACTCCCGTCCA gaAATATCTGTACTCAGATTGATTGGCTATTTGTCTCACTATATAGACCCAACTCGTCATTTGTGGTTATCAAAGCTGAGCACTTTAATGGAACgctattttaaaaatgaaaccaGAACCAATATCAGAATAAAAACTCTAGACGTATTGACAAAGGTTATAAAAATCAACAG ATCCAAGTACGAGGATGAGCTAATCGAAAGGATTGTTGTCCCATATCTACAACACCTTGATATGGATCCTGATATTACTATACGTAACGTTGCTACTCATTTACTGATTGATCTATGTATTGAGTGTGAAACAAAGCGATGCTTAGAGCTCTTGGATATATTGGAAAAA ATAGTGAACAAACCGTTTACATTAGAAACTCCAATAACCGTTGATACTGATGTAAAAGACGTAAAAACTGCTGTGGTTGGGGTGATAAATTTACTGAGCATAAAGATGTATCATTTACCCTCAAGCCATGTAATACGAGCCTACAAATTATTGGTCAATCATCTTGAACAGCATTACAAGGAACCCATGATTTTCCACAATGTATCAACCATCAGGTATTTA ATATTTGAGGCCTTTTTAAGAATTAGAGCCAATACCTGCTATCACCTTGGCTATCCTGATGCTGTTACTGGTGTTGTAACACGATTTAGCCCTTACCTGGTATTGGAACATGCACCGGCTGATAGACTTGGAAATAATGTAAACAGCGGAGGCGGGAACAGTCCACCACCAGCTAGTCCTGCACCATCACAGCACATTTCATGCCAGGTTACTCATATGTCGCTCGCCCATGCCTGTAAATGTGTGGTAATGTGTCTCAAGCAGGAAAAAG ATTGGCGAGTTCTTCACTTGTTGCTAAGAGAAATGCCTCAAGTTATGCAAAACAAAGCACTCATCCTCTCAAGACATAGCAATGATATTGATTGTCTAGCTGCAGCTCTGTGCTCCATGGTAACG GTGAGTGACAAATCTGTACGCTTACCAGAGACCCTATACAACACGCCTCCAAAGTTCACAGTGTCTGAATTCCGGGGATTTGTATTTCCGGTATTGGCATCTTTGGCATCATATCACGCACACCTTGAGCCAAATTTGCAGCAGCGTCTGATAAAGTGTTTGGAG CTTGGCCTCACCACAAGATGTGCCAGTCAATGTGTAACCAGCCTTACAACTTGTACATTAGAAATGCGTGATGCAATGAACAAGCTTCTATCCGAGGTTCTTCTGAACCTATCAAAAATCTCAGCAACAGTTTACATTGCTATCCCAATACTCGAATTTTTGTCAA CTCTTACAAGACTGCCCAAAGTGTTTGCAAGCTTTATCGGCGACCAGTATATGTCTGTATTTGCAATATCGTTACCATACACCAATCCCTTCAAGTACAATCATTACACGGTATCTCTGGCACACCACGTAATAGCGGTGTGGTTCTTGAAATGTCGCCTTCCCTTCCGAAGggattttgtaaaattcattACTACA GGACTCAAAGCAAATGTGTTGGTTCCTTTCGAAGAGGGTCACTTGATGAAATcagatttaaatttaataaacgaAGATTCATCCAGCAGAAAACGAAGTTCTAGTTTGACTGAACAG GGCAGCAGGGGTCGCAGAGAACGGCCTATAATTGCTAATCGTATGATCGGAGAAGGACGAGCACTAGATCTTAAACCACCAATTGATGAAGCTTTAATGACGTTTCACGTTGAACTCACAGAAACTTGTATAGACCTAATGGCTCGGTATACTTTTTCTACCTGTTCTGCCTTGCCAAAGAG ACTTCCAACAGCAGAATTTCTACTCAAAGAAGGTCAGTCTATGACTTGGTTATTGGGAAACCGTTTAATCACCATAACGACAAGTGGATGTAGTAGTAAAGCGACGCGTGGCGGACTATGCGATAACTGTTGGACTGCCTGTAAGTCCGAATCTCTTTCCCCAGAATACACTCTAAGGTATACACAATCTTCGTTGCAACGAGCGTCTAGTGGAGAA gGTTCGAAggaggaaaataaattgatgcgACAATCATCCATTGGGTATGGTGGTTCCAACACTAACACGACCTCGAATTCTCCAATTGAAGAATCAAAGAAATTGCCTGAAGAACCAGAGACTCTGAAATTAGAATTCCCCAGCGAAAAGTCTGAGCAAGACGTGACTGAACCTTCAAAGCTTGAACAGATACTTTCTAGTGAAAAACAAGAGGAACATATTCCTTGTGCATGTTGGTGCCAGGGCTGGGCTGAGATTTATGTCAGGAGACCAACCGGCGACATGTCCTGGGTAATGCGGATACAGAATTCAATGCAATTTGAAACATCCCCTTTGGACTTTCCTGTCAATGATATCACAACACTTTATATGCCTACACCGCAATCgacagaaaacaaaaatctagAACAACCGACCTATACCTACAATCATAATCAAGATCTTCAAGCTGAAGATATTCAG GATATGttggaaaacaattttaaCCACCTGAATATGGAGCCTGAAATTGGCTTGCTGAAATCAGTCGCTTCGTCATCAATATCATCAGGTCCGATCGCTATCCCAGGATCTCCAGCACGTCGCAGTCCATCTCGCCAGAGTTCCCGCGACAGTCTTGAAGGCCTAGAAGAAGGTGACGAAG ATTTAAGAAGATCCCGAAATCCTGTGCGGAGGTCTAATTCTAGTCCTGAAATGAGTgcaaattggaaaaatccATTCCTCAATAAAGACAAATTGAGTCTTCAAAATGATCGGGACCTTGTTGCGGTTGATTCGGAAGGAAAAGTTGACtccgaaattaaaaaacatacAAAGACCACGTATGCAAAAGATATGAG GGTCAGCTGCGAAGCAATACCAGAAGAAATTTCTGGAACTGGAACCACCCCGCCGTCTGCGGAGAATTCTATACATCATCCATCAGGACTTCGTTCGCAACACTCGTACCCTGGAGCAACACAAACAACTCAGACACCAAGCGTTTCTACTAGTAACACTGTCCCACCTTCTCCCACAGCCACACAA GCGCCAGGAAACTTCTTGTCTCTTCAAAATAGAGGTGTTAGTCTAATGTCTGGTATCCATTCGCAAATACAAGTGTCTACTGGAAAACCGCCACAATCTCCAACGCAACTTTACCCCCGTTTGAGCAACATCCACGATTCTGGATTGAAGCAGTCCCCACTAGCTATTGACACAAAACCTCCAATTGGTAGAAATCATCTTGCAGACAAA AAAGATGATAAACCCGACCCATCCAATTTACCACCATTACATTTCCGAGATCGAGGTCATACCATATCTGTGATGAGCCCTGCTAAAAAAACCCGTGGTGAATGGGATAATATCAGACGTGGAAATTCACCACGTAACAAAGATCCTCCGAGAACTGGCATAAATCCTAG TTTTGTATTCTTGCAATTATATCACACTGCTCATTTTGGCACTACTacggaaaaaccgttattagTTTCTCAAACAGCAGCTGTACAAAGAGCTGTTAAGGTTCTGGACGCAATTCCTCCGTACGAAACTCATAAAATTGGTGTAATATATATCGGAATTGGCCAGGTATCGAACGAAGTTGAAATACTTGCAAATCAACACGGGTCTTTAAGGTATGCGGAATTCTTGCAGCGTTTGGGAACGCTGATAAAGTTAAAAGATGTCGATTCACAAAGTATATTTCTTGGAGGCCTTGACCGGAATGGTGAAAATGGAAACTTTGCCTACATATGGCAGGATGATGTCATGCAG GTCGTATTTCACGTCGCTACGTTGATGCCAACCAAGGAAAGTGATCCACAGTgtactggaaaaaaattacacatcgGGAACAATTATGTCAACATTGTGTACAACGAAAGTGgggaaaattataacatacaAACTGTGAAA ggACAATTCAACTATGCCTGTGTAGTCATTCAGCCTCTTGATCATGGCACGAACAGAGTTACAGTGCAAGCACGCGAGGAACTTGCAAAGCACATAGGTCACAGTGAACCCAAAATTATTTCTGACCAAAATCTCGCTATACTTGCTCGACAGCTAGCTCTTCATGCCAAT CTTGCCTCAATGGTTTCTTCGTCTCTGAAAACTAAAGGACATAATCCATACGCCTCAAATTGGCTCGAAAGACTGCGTCGTATTAAGCAATTAAGAAGCAAAGTCCTACAAGAGTGTGCAGCCAGTAATCCTGACGGACCATCTGACGATTTGTCTCCCAGATCAAACAGAAGGGTCCACATGGATGACTTTACAGAGTATACAACATAA
- the gig gene encoding tuberin isoform X2: MYTHICFAFISPETSSQPASEQVSVSLHETINSIENLLDNGYYNGCVQRFYELIERCSNSRPEISVLRLIGYLSHYIDPTRHLWLSKLSTLMERYFKNETRTNIRIKTLDVLTKVIKINRSKYEDELIERIVVPYLQHLDMDPDITIRNVATHLLIDLCIECETKRCLELLDILEKIVNKPFTLETPITVDTDVKDVKTAVVGVINLLSIKMYHLPSSHVIRAYKLLVNHLEQHYKEPMIFHNVSTIRYLIFEAFLRIRANTCYHLGYPDAVTGVVTRFSPYLVLEHAPADRLGNNVNSGGGNSPPPASPAPSQHISCQVTHMSLAHACKCVVMCLKQEKDWRVLHLLLREMPQVMQNKALILSRHSNDIDCLAAALCSMVTVSDKSVRLPETLYNTPPKFTVSEFRGFVFPVLASLASYHAHLEPNLQQRLIKCLELGLTTRCASQCVTSLTTCTLEMRDAMNKLLSEVLLNLSKISATVYIAIPILEFLSTLTRLPKVFASFIGDQYMSVFAISLPYTNPFKYNHYTVSLAHHVIAVWFLKCRLPFRRDFVKFITTGLKANVLVPFEEGHLMKSDLNLINEDSSSRKRSSSLTEQGSRGRRERPIIANRMIGEGRALDLKPPIDEALMTFHVELTETCIDLMARYTFSTCSALPKRLPTAEFLLKEGQSMTWLLGNRLITITTSGCSSKATRGGLCDNCWTACKSESLSPEYTLRYTQSSLQRASSGEGSKEENKLMRQSSIGYGGSNTNTTSNSPIEESKKLPEEPETLKLEFPSEKSEQDVTEPSKLEQILSSEKQEEHIPCACWCQGWAEIYVRRPTGDMSWVMRIQNSMQFETSPLDFPVNDITTLYMPTPQSTENKNLEQPTYTYNHNQDLQAEDIQDMLENNFNHLNMEPEIGLLKSVASSSISSGPIAIPGSPARRSPSRQSSRDSLEGLEEGDEDLRRSRNPVRRSNSSPEMSANWKNPFLNKDKLSLQNDRDLVAVDSEGKVDSEIKKHTKTTYAKDMRVSCEAIPEEISGTGTTPPSAENSIHHPSGLRSQHSYPGATQTTQTPSVSTSNTVPPSPTATQAPGNFLSLQNRGVSLMSGIHSQIQVSTGKPPQSPTQLYPRLSNIHDSGLKQSPLAIDTKPPIGRNHLADKKDDKPDPSNLPPLHFRDRGHTISVMSPAKKTRGEWDNIRRGNSPRNKDPPRTGINPSFVFLQLYHTAHFGTTTEKPLLVSQTAAVQRAVKVLDAIPPYETHKIGVIYIGIGQVSNEVEILANQHGSLRYAEFLQRLGTLIKLKDVDSQSIFLGGLDRNGENGNFAYIWQDDVMQVVFHVATLMPTKESDPQCTGKKLHIGNNYVNIVYNESGENYNIQTVKGQFNYACVVIQPLDHGTNRVTVQAREELAKHIGHSEPKIISDQNLAILARQLALHANLASMVSSSLKTKGHNPYASNWLERLRRIKQLRSKVLQECAASNPDGPSDDLSPRSNRRVHMDDFTEYTT; the protein is encoded by the exons ATGTACACCCACATCTGTTTTGCCTTCATTTCTCCAG aaactaGCAGTCAACCAGCTTCTGAACAGGTATCAGTAAGTCTACACGAAACAATCAATAGCATTGAAAATCTCCTGGATAATGGATATTACAATGGTTGTGTGCAACGTTTCTATGAGCTAATTGAACGCTGCTCAAACTCCCGTCCA gaAATATCTGTACTCAGATTGATTGGCTATTTGTCTCACTATATAGACCCAACTCGTCATTTGTGGTTATCAAAGCTGAGCACTTTAATGGAACgctattttaaaaatgaaaccaGAACCAATATCAGAATAAAAACTCTAGACGTATTGACAAAGGTTATAAAAATCAACAG ATCCAAGTACGAGGATGAGCTAATCGAAAGGATTGTTGTCCCATATCTACAACACCTTGATATGGATCCTGATATTACTATACGTAACGTTGCTACTCATTTACTGATTGATCTATGTATTGAGTGTGAAACAAAGCGATGCTTAGAGCTCTTGGATATATTGGAAAAA ATAGTGAACAAACCGTTTACATTAGAAACTCCAATAACCGTTGATACTGATGTAAAAGACGTAAAAACTGCTGTGGTTGGGGTGATAAATTTACTGAGCATAAAGATGTATCATTTACCCTCAAGCCATGTAATACGAGCCTACAAATTATTGGTCAATCATCTTGAACAGCATTACAAGGAACCCATGATTTTCCACAATGTATCAACCATCAGGTATTTA ATATTTGAGGCCTTTTTAAGAATTAGAGCCAATACCTGCTATCACCTTGGCTATCCTGATGCTGTTACTGGTGTTGTAACACGATTTAGCCCTTACCTGGTATTGGAACATGCACCGGCTGATAGACTTGGAAATAATGTAAACAGCGGAGGCGGGAACAGTCCACCACCAGCTAGTCCTGCACCATCACAGCACATTTCATGCCAGGTTACTCATATGTCGCTCGCCCATGCCTGTAAATGTGTGGTAATGTGTCTCAAGCAGGAAAAAG ATTGGCGAGTTCTTCACTTGTTGCTAAGAGAAATGCCTCAAGTTATGCAAAACAAAGCACTCATCCTCTCAAGACATAGCAATGATATTGATTGTCTAGCTGCAGCTCTGTGCTCCATGGTAACG GTGAGTGACAAATCTGTACGCTTACCAGAGACCCTATACAACACGCCTCCAAAGTTCACAGTGTCTGAATTCCGGGGATTTGTATTTCCGGTATTGGCATCTTTGGCATCATATCACGCACACCTTGAGCCAAATTTGCAGCAGCGTCTGATAAAGTGTTTGGAG CTTGGCCTCACCACAAGATGTGCCAGTCAATGTGTAACCAGCCTTACAACTTGTACATTAGAAATGCGTGATGCAATGAACAAGCTTCTATCCGAGGTTCTTCTGAACCTATCAAAAATCTCAGCAACAGTTTACATTGCTATCCCAATACTCGAATTTTTGTCAA CTCTTACAAGACTGCCCAAAGTGTTTGCAAGCTTTATCGGCGACCAGTATATGTCTGTATTTGCAATATCGTTACCATACACCAATCCCTTCAAGTACAATCATTACACGGTATCTCTGGCACACCACGTAATAGCGGTGTGGTTCTTGAAATGTCGCCTTCCCTTCCGAAGggattttgtaaaattcattACTACA GGACTCAAAGCAAATGTGTTGGTTCCTTTCGAAGAGGGTCACTTGATGAAATcagatttaaatttaataaacgaAGATTCATCCAGCAGAAAACGAAGTTCTAGTTTGACTGAACAG GGCAGCAGGGGTCGCAGAGAACGGCCTATAATTGCTAATCGTATGATCGGAGAAGGACGAGCACTAGATCTTAAACCACCAATTGATGAAGCTTTAATGACGTTTCACGTTGAACTCACAGAAACTTGTATAGACCTAATGGCTCGGTATACTTTTTCTACCTGTTCTGCCTTGCCAAAGAG ACTTCCAACAGCAGAATTTCTACTCAAAGAAGGTCAGTCTATGACTTGGTTATTGGGAAACCGTTTAATCACCATAACGACAAGTGGATGTAGTAGTAAAGCGACGCGTGGCGGACTATGCGATAACTGTTGGACTGCCTGTAAGTCCGAATCTCTTTCCCCAGAATACACTCTAAGGTATACACAATCTTCGTTGCAACGAGCGTCTAGTGGAGAA gGTTCGAAggaggaaaataaattgatgcgACAATCATCCATTGGGTATGGTGGTTCCAACACTAACACGACCTCGAATTCTCCAATTGAAGAATCAAAGAAATTGCCTGAAGAACCAGAGACTCTGAAATTAGAATTCCCCAGCGAAAAGTCTGAGCAAGACGTGACTGAACCTTCAAAGCTTGAACAGATACTTTCTAGTGAAAAACAAGAGGAACATATTCCTTGTGCATGTTGGTGCCAGGGCTGGGCTGAGATTTATGTCAGGAGACCAACCGGCGACATGTCCTGGGTAATGCGGATACAGAATTCAATGCAATTTGAAACATCCCCTTTGGACTTTCCTGTCAATGATATCACAACACTTTATATGCCTACACCGCAATCgacagaaaacaaaaatctagAACAACCGACCTATACCTACAATCATAATCAAGATCTTCAAGCTGAAGATATTCAG GATATGttggaaaacaattttaaCCACCTGAATATGGAGCCTGAAATTGGCTTGCTGAAATCAGTCGCTTCGTCATCAATATCATCAGGTCCGATCGCTATCCCAGGATCTCCAGCACGTCGCAGTCCATCTCGCCAGAGTTCCCGCGACAGTCTTGAAGGCCTAGAAGAAGGTGACGAAG ATTTAAGAAGATCCCGAAATCCTGTGCGGAGGTCTAATTCTAGTCCTGAAATGAGTgcaaattggaaaaatccATTCCTCAATAAAGACAAATTGAGTCTTCAAAATGATCGGGACCTTGTTGCGGTTGATTCGGAAGGAAAAGTTGACtccgaaattaaaaaacatacAAAGACCACGTATGCAAAAGATATGAG GGTCAGCTGCGAAGCAATACCAGAAGAAATTTCTGGAACTGGAACCACCCCGCCGTCTGCGGAGAATTCTATACATCATCCATCAGGACTTCGTTCGCAACACTCGTACCCTGGAGCAACACAAACAACTCAGACACCAAGCGTTTCTACTAGTAACACTGTCCCACCTTCTCCCACAGCCACACAA GCGCCAGGAAACTTCTTGTCTCTTCAAAATAGAGGTGTTAGTCTAATGTCTGGTATCCATTCGCAAATACAAGTGTCTACTGGAAAACCGCCACAATCTCCAACGCAACTTTACCCCCGTTTGAGCAACATCCACGATTCTGGATTGAAGCAGTCCCCACTAGCTATTGACACAAAACCTCCAATTGGTAGAAATCATCTTGCAGACAAA AAAGATGATAAACCCGACCCATCCAATTTACCACCATTACATTTCCGAGATCGAGGTCATACCATATCTGTGATGAGCCCTGCTAAAAAAACCCGTGGTGAATGGGATAATATCAGACGTGGAAATTCACCACGTAACAAAGATCCTCCGAGAACTGGCATAAATCCTAG TTTTGTATTCTTGCAATTATATCACACTGCTCATTTTGGCACTACTacggaaaaaccgttattagTTTCTCAAACAGCAGCTGTACAAAGAGCTGTTAAGGTTCTGGACGCAATTCCTCCGTACGAAACTCATAAAATTGGTGTAATATATATCGGAATTGGCCAGGTATCGAACGAAGTTGAAATACTTGCAAATCAACACGGGTCTTTAAGGTATGCGGAATTCTTGCAGCGTTTGGGAACGCTGATAAAGTTAAAAGATGTCGATTCACAAAGTATATTTCTTGGAGGCCTTGACCGGAATGGTGAAAATGGAAACTTTGCCTACATATGGCAGGATGATGTCATGCAG GTCGTATTTCACGTCGCTACGTTGATGCCAACCAAGGAAAGTGATCCACAGTgtactggaaaaaaattacacatcgGGAACAATTATGTCAACATTGTGTACAACGAAAGTGgggaaaattataacatacaAACTGTGAAA ggACAATTCAACTATGCCTGTGTAGTCATTCAGCCTCTTGATCATGGCACGAACAGAGTTACAGTGCAAGCACGCGAGGAACTTGCAAAGCACATAGGTCACAGTGAACCCAAAATTATTTCTGACCAAAATCTCGCTATACTTGCTCGACAGCTAGCTCTTCATGCCAAT CTTGCCTCAATGGTTTCTTCGTCTCTGAAAACTAAAGGACATAATCCATACGCCTCAAATTGGCTCGAAAGACTGCGTCGTATTAAGCAATTAAGAAGCAAAGTCCTACAAGAGTGTGCAGCCAGTAATCCTGACGGACCATCTGACGATTTGTCTCCCAGATCAAACAGAAGGGTCCACATGGATGACTTTACAGAGTATACAACATAA
- the LOC124219999 gene encoding uncharacterized protein, whose protein sequence is MIRVTYTTYMFTLLFLYFSTSKVDRALCTIDINLSELEYLAGHLDSSECRRLVAALHYNSFELPESISGAERKVNDDIPCLRQLLHWNSSPGEGRGQTHEDVEHRLRQLKHNDLADWLGKTTFKQLRNDLDRALRNPFSDLESEDTVDIRVGSNDSTSGETTESTDQPPDEDPWLPVDTLMFATLSLSLTALAVICVLLVFHHVRLSLEQRNNNR, encoded by the exons ATGATACGCGTCACTTATACAACCTATATGTTTACCCTCTTATTTCTGTATTTCTCCACGAGCAAGGTTGACCGAGCTCTGTGCACCATTGACATCAATCTTTCCGAGCTCGAATATCTAGCTGGACATCTTGACTCCTCGGAATGTCGACGTCTGGTAGCGGCACTTCATTACAATTCTTTCGAACTTCCAGAAAGTATATCAGGTGCCG AAAGAAAAGTGAATGATGATATCCCCTGCCTTCGGCAACTTCTTCATTGGAATAGTTCTCCAGGCGAGGGTCGTGGGCAAACTCATGAAGACGTCGAACACCGTCTGCGTCAGTTGAAACACAATGACCTTGCCGATTGGTTAGGAAAAACAACGTTCAAGCAGCTTCGGAATGATCTGGATAGAGCATTGCGCAATCCGTTCAGTGACCTGGAGTCAGAAGATACCGTCGACATAAGAGTTGGAAGCAACGATTCTAC ATCTGGTGAAACGACGGAGTCAACGGATCAGCCCCCTGATGAAGATCCTTGGCTTCCTGTGGACACTCTCATGTTTGCCACGTTAAGTTTATCGCTTACTGCCTTGGCGGTGATCTGCGTTTTGTTGGTATTCCACCATGTCAGGCTTTCGCTTGAACAGCGGAATAATAATAGGTAA